The DNA region TGCCATTTTATAGAAATACTGCATGGTATCTTCCACACGGCCTTCCTTGAAGCACGAGTCAACAAGGTAAGTGTAGGTGTACACATCTGGAAGGACCGACTTGGTCTCCATCTCTTCAAAGAGCTTCTCTGCCTCAGCAAGCATCCCGTTCTCACAGAGCTTACCAATGATGTTGTTGAAGCAACCAACATCCATCTGGACATTCTTCCTGGGCTGGCGGTGAAATACCTCAATTGCCTGCTGGAACTTGCCCTCCTTAAAGCACTGGTTGACCATGACACTGTAGGATTCGGCGTTGATGCCAATGAAGCTCGGTGGTGTGTGGTTGTCCATCATGGTCTCCCACAGGTCGTTGGCATCCTTGTCCTTGCCATGCTTGAAGAGTGTCTCGAGCAGGACGTTGCAGGTGGCCGGCGTCATCTTGAAGCCCCGTGCGAGCAGGGACTGGTAGTTGTCCATGGCCTCCTTGTCCTTGCCCTGCTTCCAGTAGCCCTCCATGAAGGTGGTGTGGACGACTCCGTCGTAGACAACGCACTTCCCGGTGAGCTCGTTGAAGAGCTCGAAGGCCCTGCCCCAGTCGTCGAGGTCAATGTAGCCAGCGATGATGTTGTTGTAGACGAGCGAGTCAGCACCACCATTGCGGAGCATCTCACGAAGGAGATCCAGGGCGTCGCGGATGCGGCCGGCAGCGACGAGGCCCTTGGTGAGGTGGCGgtaggtgacggcggagggggaaAAGGGCGCGGACGCGAGCATCTCGCGATACACCTGCATCGCGTCGTCGACGCGGGCGGCCTCGACGTGGGCGAGGATGAGGGTGTTGTAGGAGACGATGTTGGGGACGATGTTGGAGCGGCGGAAGAAGAACTCGAACAGGGCGACGGAGTCGTCGTGGCGCCCGGCGCGGACCATGGCCGCGGCGACGGCGTTGCAGGTGAAGACGGTGGGCCGGACGCgggaggagacggcggcgcgggcggcgaccgCCGCGCCGTCGAGATCCCCCGAGCGGATGAGGGACTGGACGCGGTTGTGGAGGCTGAGGCGCGGGCCCACGAGCGCGGAGGTGGTGTCGGGGAGGCGGGGCGCGTTGGGGTCCCGCGGGGGAGGCGGCCCGCGGCGGAGGACGTTCATCGGCGGCTCGATGCGGAGTCGgcgcttgcggcggcggcgctcggcggcggCCTCCTCGGCGGAGGAGAAGGCGAAGTGGCGGCGCCCCATGGGGTTGAGGAGCCCCGCAAGGGTGGGCGGTGGTGAGGAGCCGATCGCGGGGGCGGGGAAGGGCGAGGGGTGGAGGTGGGacaggcggcggaggagcaggAGACGGCGGTAGAGCGCCATGACCACCTGtggtggtcggcggcggcgggaagaaGGAAGGCGGTGTGTTGTGGGCGTGCGGCActgcggcggccgcgcggccggCAAGTAGCCAGTGGTAAAACCCTTGCTGGGAGCTGATGCGGGCCGCGTGTATTTTCGGCCTCTTGGGCTGGGGAATGGATCGTGTAGTGAAGAAAAATCCACACAACCAGGCCCATGCGGCCCATATAAGCTATTTGCGAAACTCGCGAAGTTTTACAAATGCCATGATCCACTGaacaaaaaaaatccaaaaCATGCTTTGTTGTTGATAATGCTCTGCTCTTCTCGTTCCTGACTCGAGAAATGAACATGCCTATATACCGACAGAGAATCACCATGAGACAAAAACATGTGACAGGCAAGCTTCAATGTGACTGTTTGGAGGATTTCATCACTAGCAAGACACATGACAATAGATCATACATGCAAGGGACGGGTGAGAAGAAGTCCAAGCATGTACCACAATCTCATGCCGCTTGTTTACGCACAAGGCACTGGATAGTATACATAGGATAGCCATGTATATTTACAGGTGTAAATAGAGTTGGTCCGAGTTCTCGAGCGAGCTGTTCGCCAATTACATTCAAATCGAGCTCCGATGGCCCCTTCCTAGTTGAGTAACTTCATCAGAAGCTTCTTCATTCCCGTCTTCCTTGCCGCCGTCATCAGCAGGTGCAGCAGCTTCGGGTTCAGGAGGCTTGCCATCCTCAGTCATCGTggtgtggcggccggcgggtggtCTCGGTGGCGCGACGGCAGGGACGGGGGTGGAATCTTGGCGAGGTGCCTGTTATTGGCCATCCAGTTCCTGAGGGCGCGCCGGGGGACGCCGACCTGGGCGCAGAAGGCGTCGacggcgtcggcgccggcctTACGGAAGCTCCACCCGACGCGGTATGCGAACTCCCGCATCCggctcctctgctccgcc from Panicum hallii strain FIL2 chromosome 9, PHallii_v3.1, whole genome shotgun sequence includes:
- the LOC112874870 gene encoding pentatricopeptide repeat-containing protein At1g10270-like, whose amino-acid sequence is MALYRRLLLLRRLSHLHPSPFPAPAIGSSPPPTLAGLLNPMGRRHFAFSSAEEAAAERRRRKRRLRIEPPMNVLRRGPPPPRDPNAPRLPDTTSALVGPRLSLHNRVQSLIRSGDLDGAAVAARAAVSSRVRPTVFTCNAVAAAMVRAGRHDDSVALFEFFFRRSNIVPNIVSYNTLILAHVEAARVDDAMQVYREMLASAPFSPSAVTYRHLTKGLVAAGRIRDALDLLREMLRNGGADSLVYNNIIAGYIDLDDWGRAFELFNELTGKCVVYDGVVHTTFMEGYWKQGKDKEAMDNYQSLLARGFKMTPATCNVLLETLFKHGKDKDANDLWETMMDNHTPPSFIGINAESYSVMVNQCFKEGKFQQAIEVFHRQPRKNVQMDVGCFNNIIGKLCENGMLAEAEKLFEEMETKSVLPDVYTYTYLVDSCFKEGRVEDTMQYFYKMADGREHGPKFNIGFFNRMFEGLTEAGWIDDALKVYGRVPDKEIKPNTATFEILVKALCKEGDLDRARDLVMDMVRGGVVPSQEFRDSVVDIFKKSDRQEEIEKAFEEKPLPIPQPRTEYQPRTENRPRNAIGVAQGKEPGFSSGPPVQPGFGYSQQQRPAFKDTQSQQLEFDSSRQWHSVFGAPQAPHPGYGAPRHVQSAVASPQPPRPQFGASQGNSGYSNHQSQAGYGSRLPQSGYGFAPHQEQVGFGNQVPPAPPAYVASQSQPSHGTHWSQSYGSPQGQLGYGVPQGLPHASHLPQHQADFGVQQVQNDNGFPRSQQQSNSVARHGQTDVSAIEDESKFGGSYWQQSNGNL